The Shinella zoogloeoides genome contains the following window.
TCGAACATGAGAACCGGTTTTGCGCTATTCGACGTCACGGGGAACCTTGGGCCGGCGGTTGCGGGTGCGGTTGGGATTGGTCGCACCGCGCGGCGATTCCCGCGTGAAGCGATCGAGGCAGGAAACGATACCGCGCAGCACCTGAATCTCCGTACCGGTGAAGGAGGGGCGCGTCAGGATGGCGCGTAGGTTCTCCACCAGTTTGGGCTTTTTTTCGGCGGGACGGAAATAGCCGCGTGCATCCAGCGTCTCTTCCACATGGTCGAAGAGGCCTTGCAGCTCCTCCTTCTTGGCGGGGCGCTGCGGCAGGGCGTCGAAAGGCGTGTCCTCGACGGAGGCAAGACCGCTCTTCATCCACTCGTAGCTCATGAGGAGCACGGCCTGCGCGAGGTTCAGCGAGGCGAAGGCGGGATTGACCGGGAAGGTCACCAGCTCGTCGGCCAGCGCGATCTCCTCGTTGGTGAGGCCCGTGCGCTCGCGGCCGAAGAGGATGCCGGTCTTCTGCCCGACCCGGAAACGGGTGCGCAGGTCATCGGCGGCGACCACCGGCGAGCGGACTTCCTTGTAGCCGTAGCGGTCGCGCGCCGTCGTCGCATAGACGAATTCGAGGTCGGAGACCGCCTCTTCCAGCGAGGGATAGACCTTTGCCGCCTCGATGACGTGATCGGCCTTGCTGGCGGCGGAGATGGCCTTTTCGCTCGGCCAGCCGTCGCGCGGGTTGACGAGGCGCAATTCCGCCAATCCGAAATTCGCCATGGCGCGCGCCACCATGCCGATATTCTCGCCCAATTGCGGATGAACGAGGATGATCGCCGGTCCTTCGGCGATCAGCGTGCGTTCGCTGTTCGTGCCTGCCATGCCCATATATCCCTAGAAAACGGGGCCTCACTGGCACAATCGGCCCGAAATGAAAAGTGCGGGCGCGCCTCAGTCCGGATTTTCGACCGCACCGCCGGCCCCGCCCTTGGCGCCCTCCTCGGCGATCTGCACCAGCTCCGCCTTCAGCGAAGCGCCTTCCTCGAAGCTGGTGCGGTCGATATCGTCGATGACGGGCCGGCCGTCCTCCTCGATCATCTTGAAGACCAGCTTTTCCGGCTGCCAATCGGAGGCGCGCTCGCCAAAACAATGGCTGTTGTCGAAGGTGACGGTCACGTCCTCCGCGCCGTTCGCCGGCTGGCCCTCGGTCGTCACCACGTCCTTCAGCGCACAGCCGTCCTGCCCGCCGATGATCGGATCGTAATCGAAGGGCGAGCCGCCGTCGTCATAGGCGGGATATTTCGCGGCCTCGCGGTATTTGGCGATGAAATCCTTGCTGTAGAGGCGCTTTAGGAAATCCTCGGAGAAATAATCGACATAGGGCGGCGGCGTGTCGCTATCGGTGCCCATGTCCTGCCAGTTGCCGGTTGCCGCCGTCATGATTTCCGCGACAGGCGCCTTGAAATCGGCAGCCTCCACGGAAACCGGAAGCAGAAGGGCAAGCGCAACGAGACCGAAACGCGACATCATGTTCTCCATTGGATGACGGCAGGCCCGGACGGGCCGGCAAGCGCCCCTTCCTGAACCGGAATTTTGGCGAAACTTATTCTGCCTGCGCAGGAAAATAAACCGCCTCATCCCTTGGTCGCCTTTGCCTTCCCGGTCATGGGTGCTATAGGGCCAAGCGGTTCTTTCAAGTCCACGCTCCGGGGCGCACGGCCCCTACAAAACACGAGGCTCTCCATGGCAAAGATCAAGGTCGCCAACCCCGTCGTCGAACTCGACGGCGACGAGATGACGCGCATCATCTGGCAGTTCATCAAGGACAAGCTGATCCACCCCTACCTGGATATCGACCTCGAATATTACGACCTCGGCATGGAGAATCGCGACGCCACCGACGACCAGGTGACGATCGACGCCGCCAACGCCATCAAGAAGCACGGCGTCGGCGTCAAGTGCGCCACCATCACGCCGGATGAGGCCCGCGTCGAGGAATTCAAGCTGAAGAAGATGTGGAAGTCGCCGAACGGCACGATCCGCAACATCCTCGGCGGCGTCATCTTCCGCGAGCCGATCATCTGCAAGAACGTCCCGCGCCTTGTTCCGGGCTGGACCAAGCCGATCATCGTCGGCCGCCACGCCTTCGGCGACCAGTACCGCGCCACCGACTTCAAGTTCCCCGGCAAGGGCAAGCTGACGATGAAGTTCGTCGGCGAGGACGGCAAGGAAATCGAATACGACGTCTTCGACGCGCCGTCCGCCGGTGTCGCCATGGGCATGTACAACCTCGACGATTCGATCACCGAATTCGCCCGCGCCTCGTTCAACTACGGCCTGCAACGCAAGGTGCCGGTGTATCTCTCCACCAAGAACACCATCCTCAAGGTCTATGACGGCCGCTTCAAGGATATCTTCCAGCAGGTCTTCGACGCCGAATTCGCCGACAAGTTCAAGGAAGCCAAGCTCTGGTACGAACACCGCCTGATCGACGACATGGTCGCCTCGGCGCTCAAGTGGTCCGGCGGCTATGTCTGGGCCTGCAAGAACTATGACGGCGACGTGCAGTCCGACATCGTGGCCCAGGGCTTCGGTTCGCTCGGCCTGATGACCTCGGTCCTCATGACGCCGGATGGCAAGACGGTCGAAGCGGAAGCCGCGCACGGCACGGTCACGCGCCACTACCGCCAGCACCAGAAGGGCGAGGAAACCTCGACCAACTCCATCGCCTCGATCTTCGCCTGGACCCGTGGC
Protein-coding sequences here:
- a CDS encoding NADP-dependent isocitrate dehydrogenase, coding for MAKIKVANPVVELDGDEMTRIIWQFIKDKLIHPYLDIDLEYYDLGMENRDATDDQVTIDAANAIKKHGVGVKCATITPDEARVEEFKLKKMWKSPNGTIRNILGGVIFREPIICKNVPRLVPGWTKPIIVGRHAFGDQYRATDFKFPGKGKLTMKFVGEDGKEIEYDVFDAPSAGVAMGMYNLDDSITEFARASFNYGLQRKVPVYLSTKNTILKVYDGRFKDIFQQVFDAEFADKFKEAKLWYEHRLIDDMVASALKWSGGYVWACKNYDGDVQSDIVAQGFGSLGLMTSVLMTPDGKTVEAEAAHGTVTRHYRQHQKGEETSTNSIASIFAWTRGLAHRAKLDGNAELAKFSETLERVCVETVESGFMTKDLALLIGPDQPWLSTTGFLDKIDENLSKAMAA
- a CDS encoding RNA methyltransferase, with amino-acid sequence MAGTNSERTLIAEGPAIILVHPQLGENIGMVARAMANFGLAELRLVNPRDGWPSEKAISAASKADHVIEAAKVYPSLEEAVSDLEFVYATTARDRYGYKEVRSPVVAADDLRTRFRVGQKTGILFGRERTGLTNEEIALADELVTFPVNPAFASLNLAQAVLLMSYEWMKSGLASVEDTPFDALPQRPAKKEELQGLFDHVEETLDARGYFRPAEKKPKLVENLRAILTRPSFTGTEIQVLRGIVSCLDRFTRESPRGATNPNRTRNRRPKVPRDVE